In the genome of Flexistipes sinusarabici DSM 4947, one region contains:
- the hrcA gene encoding heat-inducible transcriptional repressor HrcA has product MNIKLSDREETVLRVIVDEYINSSQPVGSRYVSKTGFLSLSPASIRNIMSDLEDKGFIIQPHISSGRVPTDTGFKYYIDKFIAISSNDIRELENEFQDLNAVNVRSMFDSISRKLGDLTHSIGFVISPKLNTMYLKHIEFIRLNSDTVLTVIVTKSGIVHNMLMNINESIKDNDLVGVANYLNEKFKDKTLLEVKEQLVNEMRDKKDKVNELTEKVMQVSQNLFKDADFGSEIILHGTSNIIGQPEFKDTEKLKDFLRAFEEKHFAYQILERCMRENGVKIFIGSDLGSDSVEELGLVTKPYLRDDKTIGTLGVIGPKRMKYPEVIPIVDFTAEIITNLLKKLGGSNEK; this is encoded by the coding sequence ATGAACATTAAATTGTCCGATAGAGAGGAAACAGTACTTAGGGTTATTGTAGATGAATATATTAACAGCAGTCAGCCTGTGGGCTCAAGGTATGTTTCCAAAACAGGATTTCTGAGTTTAAGCCCCGCTTCCATAAGAAATATCATGAGTGATCTGGAAGACAAGGGCTTTATAATACAGCCCCATATTTCTTCAGGGCGTGTTCCCACGGATACAGGTTTTAAATATTATATAGATAAATTTATAGCTATCTCCAGCAATGACATTCGAGAGTTGGAAAATGAATTTCAGGATCTTAATGCTGTAAATGTCAGAAGCATGTTTGACAGTATAAGCAGAAAGCTCGGGGATCTTACACACTCCATCGGGTTTGTTATTTCCCCTAAGCTTAATACCATGTACCTTAAGCATATAGAATTTATAAGACTTAATTCTGACACCGTATTAACTGTGATTGTCACAAAATCGGGGATAGTCCACAATATGCTTATGAATATTAATGAGTCGATTAAAGACAATGATCTGGTAGGGGTTGCTAATTATCTGAATGAAAAGTTTAAGGACAAAACGCTTCTGGAAGTTAAGGAGCAGCTTGTCAACGAAATGAGAGACAAAAAGGATAAGGTCAATGAGCTAACTGAAAAGGTTATGCAGGTCAGCCAGAATCTCTTTAAAGATGCCGATTTTGGATCGGAAATCATTTTGCACGGTACGTCTAATATTATAGGACAGCCCGAGTTCAAGGATACGGAAAAGCTTAAAGACTTTTTAAGGGCTTTTGAAGAAAAACACTTTGCTTATCAAATCCTTGAAAGGTGCATGCGTGAAAATGGAGTGAAAATTTTCATAGGCTCAGATTTGGGGTCCGATAGTGTAGAGGAGTTGGGACTGGTTACCAAACCCTATCTCAGGGATGATAAAACGATAGGTACATTAGGGGTCATAGGCCCGAAAAGGATGAAGTATCCTGAAGTTATCCCCATTGTGGATTTTACTGCGGAAATTATAACAAATTTATTAAAAAAACTTGGAGGAAGCAATGAAAAATAA
- a CDS encoding DUF72 domain-containing protein, with protein MMLLNSTPLYLGTSGYKYDDWMDVFYPAGTSHYNMLEYYTKHFNLIEITFTFYKIPYAKTIQSILSRAPDDVFFSVRLHKNLLRGRNTQREFNDFLYGLSPLLENNKIKAFFADYNYKFTSCRANMSIIKELAGKLPVEVPFFAELPSSTWYKERYIEEFKVNRIGLIGLHLPEIPGLAPFYPVSTNYFTYLRLYGKSRLWVVPDDKDTDYRYKHDEIKKILNRCIDASVLSKGIFISYCNVTGGNAAVNALDTKKIVESEF; from the coding sequence ATGATGCTGTTAAATTCAACTCCACTTTATTTGGGAACAAGCGGTTACAAATATGACGACTGGATGGATGTGTTTTACCCTGCCGGTACTTCTCATTACAATATGCTGGAATACTATACAAAACATTTTAATCTTATAGAAATAACATTTACTTTTTATAAAATACCATATGCCAAAACAATTCAGAGCATATTATCAAGGGCTCCTGATGATGTATTTTTTTCTGTAAGGCTTCACAAAAACTTATTGCGCGGAAGAAATACACAAAGAGAATTTAATGATTTTCTATACGGCTTAAGCCCTTTGCTGGAAAATAATAAAATTAAAGCTTTTTTTGCCGACTACAATTATAAATTTACCTCATGCAGGGCAAACATGAGCATTATTAAAGAGTTGGCGGGAAAACTGCCTGTAGAAGTTCCGTTTTTTGCAGAACTGCCAAGCAGTACTTGGTACAAAGAAAGGTATATTGAAGAGTTCAAGGTAAACAGAATAGGCCTGATAGGTCTTCATTTGCCGGAAATACCAGGGCTTGCACCTTTTTACCCGGTTAGCACCAATTATTTTACTTATCTAAGACTGTACGGCAAAAGCAGGCTTTGGGTTGTTCCGGATGACAAAGATACTGATTACAGATATAAGCATGATGAAATCAAAAAAATATTAAACAGGTGCATAGATGCCAGTGTCCTCAGCAAAGGAATTTTTATCAGTTACTGCAATGTAACAGGGGGAAATGCTGCAGTAAATGCCTTGGATACGAAAAAAATAGTTGAAAGTGAATTTTGA